A genomic segment from Spinacia oleracea cultivar Varoflay chromosome 3, BTI_SOV_V1, whole genome shotgun sequence encodes:
- the LOC110782323 gene encoding pentatricopeptide repeat-containing protein At2g17525, mitochondrial gives MPSIRFLQFMLFSRYPILNVNPKIQSKSLCSLSSPTRLSPPTHQHIAHLILEQKSHSQAIQTFKWASKLPNFTHNQSTYRALVHKLCAFRRFDGVHQLLDEIPSSLGSPPDEDIFVTIVRGLGRAKRIREVIKVLDLVHRFGVVPSLKVYNAILDVLVKEDIDIARGFFRKKMMECGVQGDHYTFGTLMKGLCLTNRIGDGFKLLQLMKTRGLTPNTVVYNTLLHSLCKNGKVGRARSLLNEMIEPNDVTFNLLISAYCKEQNLVQALVLLEKNLALGHVPDVVTTTKVIELLCNVGRATEAAEIVERVERNGGILDVVAYNTLIKGFCSLGKVKVGLHFKKDMEIKGFLPNVETYNILIAGFCEINLFAAALDLFNEMKMAAISYNFLTFDTLIRGLCSKGHVEGGFKILELMEDLKGGSEGHISPYNSIIYGLYRENRWNEALDFINKMVKLFPRAVERTLRILGLCEQGNIGAANEVYQQMLHEGGIPNALVYSSLIWGFCEHKHVREAFQLMNEMVGHGYFPVTSTYNVVISGFCCQGKTASALKLMEEMDERGCLLDKGSYNPLILAYCSKSDLQKALKILHQMVGKGIRPDYSTWNTLLYHWLDTNNMSTVNNRIQWILET, from the coding sequence ATGCCTTCAATTAGGTTTCTTCAATTTATGCTGTTTTCCCGGTATCCGATTTTAAATGTCAATCCAAAGATACAATCAAAATCCTTATGCTCATTATCATCCCCAACTCGATTATCACCACCTACTCATCAACACATTGCTCATCTCATTCTTGAACAAAAATCCCATTCCCAAGCTATCCAAACCTTTAAATGGGCTTCCAAACTTCCCAATTTCACCCATAACCAATCTACTTATCGAGCTTTGGTTCACAAGCTCTGTGCTTTTCGTCGCTTTGATGGCGTACACCAACTGCTTGATGAAATTCCAAGCTCACTTGGTTCACCACCAGATGAAGATATCTTTGTCACGATTGTTCGAGGCCTAGGACGAGCTAAAAGGATCCGAGAAGTTATTAAAGTGCTTGATTTGGTGCATAGGTTTGGCGTGGTCCCTTCTTTGAAAGTATACAATGCAATTCTTGATGTATTAGTTAAGGAAGATATTGATATTGCTAGGGGGTTCTTTAGGAAGAAGATGATGGAGTGTGGTGTTCAGGGTGATCATTATACTTTTGGGACCTTGATGAAAGGGCTATGCTTAACTAATCGTATAGGAGATGGGTTTAAGCTCTTGCAGCTCATGAAGACTCGTGGATTAACACCAAACACAGTGGTTTATAACACATTGCTTCATTCCCTCTGTAAGAATGGGAAGGTTGGTAGAGCTAGGAGTTTGTTGAATGAGATGATTGAACCTAATGATGTCACCTTTAATCTTTTGATATCAGCATACTGTAAAgaacaaaatcttgttcaagcgCTGGTGCTTCTGGAGAAGAACCTTGCATTAGGGCATGTTCCTGATGTTGTGACGACAACCAAGGTGATTGAATTACTATGCAATGTTGGCCGCGCAACTGAAGCTGCTGAGATCGTGGAAAGGGTTGAAAGGAATGGGGGTATACTTGACGTTGTGGCTTATAATACTTTGATTAAAGGATTCTGTAGTTTAGGGAAGGTCAAAGTTGGGTTGCATTTTAAGAAAGACATGGAGATTAAAGGGTTTCTCCCTAATGTTGAGACATACAACATTTTAATTGCTGGGTTCTGTGAGATTAATTTGTTTGCTGCAGCCCTTGATTTGTTCAATGAGATGAAAATGGCTGCAATAAGTTATAATTTTCTCACATTTGATACCTTAATTAGAGGGTTATGTTCCAAAGGCCATGTAGAAGGCGGATTTAAGATTTTGGAGCTCATGGAGGACTTGAAAGGTGGTAGTGAGGGTCATATTAGTCCTTACAACAGTATCATATATGGATTATACCGTGAAAATCGGTGGAATGAAGCCCTTGACTTTATAAACAAGATGGTAAAATTGTTTCCAAGGGCAGTTGAAAGGACCTTGAGGATTCTAGGTTTATGTGAACAGGGCAACATAGGAGCTGCGAATGAAGTCTATCAACAGATGCTTCATGAAGGTGGAATTCCAAATGCTCTTGTTTACTCTAGCTTAATATGGGGATTCTGCGAACATAAGCATGTACGTGAAGCATTTCAGCTTATGAATGAAATGGTTGGGCATGGCTACTTTCCTGTTACATCAACCTACAATGTTGTTATCAGTGGATTTTGCTGTCAAGGAAAAACTGCGAGTGCTCTAAAGCTTATGGAGGAGATGGATGAGAGAGGCTGCTTGCTAGACAAAGGATCTTACAACCCTTTGATACTTGCTTATTGCAGTAAAAGCGATCTGCAGAAAGCATTAAAGATTTTGCATCAAATGGTTGGTAAAGGTATTAGACCTGATTATTCAACATGGAATACATTGTTGTATCACTGGCTAGACACCAATAATATGTCTACTGTAAATAATAGAATTCAATGGATTTTAGAGACTTGA